One genomic segment of Panicum virgatum strain AP13 chromosome 2N, P.virgatum_v5, whole genome shotgun sequence includes these proteins:
- the LOC120661408 gene encoding regulator of nonsense transcripts 1 homolog isoform X1 encodes MATQPPSSAAAAAAAADLYETASQPDPSASAAGDAYTFLEFNTQGDDFDYPDFPELSQPPPRSAPLPPVAATASSSSSWPAPPPPPPPDAASPEPDLTPQDVPTPPASSSSPSPRSASKARTSAAADGLASGVAALSFEDPVGAGAGEDGYDYGKGDFVEHACRYCGIHNPACVARCNVPSCRKWFCNSRGNTSGSHIVNHLVRAKHKEVCLHKDSPLGETILECYNCGCRNVFLLGFISAKSENVVVLLCREPCLSVNALKDMNWDLSQWCPLIDDRCFLSWLVKVPSEQEQLRARQISAQQINKVEELWKTNPDASLEDLEKPGVDDEPQHVVLKYEDAYQYQNVFAPLIKLEADYDKMMKESQSKDNVTVRWDIGLNKKRVAYFVFPKEDNELRLVPGDELRLRYPGDSSHPTWQSVGHVIKLTAQEEVALELRASQGVPTELSVGFSVDFVWKSTSFDRMQGAMKTFAVDETSVSGYIYHHLLGHEVEHQIIRNTLPRRFGAPGLPELNASQVLAVKSVLQKPVSLIQGPPGTGKTVTSAAIVYHMAKQGQGQVLVCAPSNVAVDQLAEKISSTGLKVVRLCAKSREAVSSPVEHLTLHYQVRHLDTSEKSELHKLQQLKDEQGELSSSDEKKYKSLKRATEREILQSADVICCTCVGAGDPRLSNFRFRQVLIDESTQATEPECLIPLVLGVKQAVLVGDHCQLGPVIMCKKAARAGLAQSLFERLVILGVKPFRLQVQYRMHPCLSEFPSNCFYEGTLQNGVTVNERQSSGIDFPWPVPNRPMFFYVQMGQEEISASGTSYLNRTEAANVEKIVTTFLRSGVVPSQIGVITPYEGQRAYIVNYMSRNGSLRQQLYKEIEVASVDSFQGREKDYIILSCVRSNEHQGIGFLNDPRRLNVALTRARYGIVILGNPKVLSKQPLWNSLLTHYKEHECLVEGPLNNLKQSMVQFQKPKKIYNDRRLFLGGGQGVTHGANFGAGASPAADKRSGRGKGQSFVPYGPPNGVHKPGVHPAGYAVPRMPFPPFPGAPHSQPYAIPTRGMHGPIGAVPPVPQPGSRNFGAPRSNTGGPIGGHLAHQQNSQQAMGGMGSNFNYPGLENPSSQPSGGVQMSQTGLMTQMPVQGLSQTFRDGFSIGGMSQDFFGDDFKSQGSHVPYNIADFSTQASQGGYGVEFTQAPQSGYSGNYMNQNAHPGYSHIGTTNDIVSQDHMAHGSHGMFTQTGYNDPSQDESSQMHYGMASAGLLQSQNMMNPLYSQSYAHYNTQPPQ; translated from the exons atggcgacgcagccgccctcctccgcagcggccgcggccgcggccgccgacctCTACGAGACGGCCTCGCAGCCGgacccctccgcctccgccgccggcgacgcctacACCTTCCTTGAGTTCAATACGCAGGGTGACGACTTCGACTACCCGGACTTCCCGGAGCTCTCCCAGCCGCCACCACGATCCGCACCGCTGccgcccgtcgccgccaccgcgtcctcgtcgtcgtcctggccggccccgccgccgccgccgccgcccgacgcgGCCTCCCCGGAGCCCGATCTCACGCCGCAGGACGTCCCCACCCCgccagcctcctcctcctcgccgtcgccgcgctccgCCTCCAAGGCGCGAACGTCTGCCGCGGCGGATGGGCTCGCCTCCGGGGTCGCCGCGCTCAGCTTCGAGGATCCTGTAGGCGCTGGCGCCGGGGAGGACGGGTACGACTATGGCAAGGGAGACTTCGTGGAGCACGCCTGCCGGTACTGTGGGATCCACAACCCCGCTTGCGTGGCCAGGTGCAACGTGCCCTCCTGCCGCAAGTGGTTCTGCAACTCGCGGGGGAACACCTCCGGCTCCCACATTGTCAACCACCTG GTCAGGGCCAAGCATAAGGAAGTGTGCCTTCACAAGGATAGCCCTTTGGGAGAAACAATTCTTGAATGCTATAACTGTGGTTGTCGGAATGTATTTCTTCTTGGGTTTATCTCAGCAAAGTCGGAGAATGTTGTTGTTCTTTTGTGCAGAGAGCCATGTTTGAGTGTTAATGCATTGAAGGATATGAATTGGGATCTTAGTCAGTGGTGTCCACTTATTGATGACAGGTGTTTCTTGTCATGGCTTGTAAAG GTACCCTCAGAACAGGAGCAGCTAAGAGCTCGTCAAATTAGTGCTCAGCAAATTAACAAAGTAGAAGAGCTCTGGAAGACAAATCCTGATGCCTCCCTTGAAGACCTTGAAAAGCCTGGTGTAGATGATGAACCTCAGCACGTGGTTTTGAAATATGAAGATGCTTACCAG taTCAAAATGTTTTTGCTCCGCTGATAAAGCTCGAGGCTGATTATGACAAG ATGATGAAAGAGTCGCAGAGCAAGGATAATGTAACTGTTCGGTGGGATATTGGGCTGAACAAGAAGCGTGTAGCTTACTTTGTCTTTCCAAAG GAAGATAATGAGTTGAGGCTTGTGCCTGGAGATGAGCTGCGGTTGAGATATCCTGGTGATAGTTCACATCCCACATGGCAGTCTGTGGGACATGTG ATTAAGCTCACTgcccaagaggaggttgcacTTGAGCTTCGTGCTAGTCAG GGGGTACCCACTGAACTAAGTGTTGGATTCAGTGTGGATTTTGTTTGGAAAAGTACTAGCTTTGATAGAATGCAAGGAGCCATGAAAACTTTCGCCGTGGATGAGACAAGTGTCAGTGG ATACATATACCATCACCTTTTGGGACATGAAGTTGAACATCAAATAATCCGTAATACCTTGCCAAGACGCTTTGGTGCACCAGGACTTCCAGAACTAAATGCTTCCCAG GTTTTAGCAGTTAAAAGTGTCCTCCAGAAGCCAGTTAGTTTGATTCAAGGTCCACCTGGCACTGGAAAAACTGTCACATCTGCTGCAATTGTATATCACATGGCAAAACAAGGTCAAGGACAG GTTCTTGTATGCGCACCAAGTAACGTTGCTGTTGATCAACTGGCGGAGAAGATAAGCTCAACAGGTCTCAAG GTTGTTAGGCTGTGTGCAAAATCTCGAGAAGCTGTTTCATCTCCTGTTGAGCATCTTACACTTCATTATCAG GTTAGGCACCTTGATACATCTGAAAAGAGCGAATTGCACAAGCTACAACAACTGAAAGATGAGCAAG GTGAATTGTCCAGTAGTGATGAGAAGAAGTACAAGTCACTAAAACGTGCCACTGAAAGAGAGATACTGCAAAGTGCTGATGTCATTTGTTGCACCTGTGTTGGTGCTGGAGATCCCCGCCTTTCAAACTTCCGTTTCCGACAA GTTCTTATTGATGAGTCCACACAGGCAACAGAGCCTGAATGTCTTATTCCTTTGGTGCTCGGTGTCAAGCAG GCCGTTCTTGTTGGAGATCATTGCCAATTGGGTCCAGTCATTATGTGCAAAAAAGCAGCTCGTGCAGGGTTAGCACAATCTCTGTTTGAACGCCTTGTTATCCTGGGAGTGAAGCCATTCAGGCTACAG GTCCAGTATAGAATGCACCCTTGCCTCTCAGAATTTCCGTCCAACTGCTTCTATGAAGGCACACTGCAAAATGGAGTAACTGTTAATGAGAGGCAATCATCTGGAATTGATTTTCCTTGGCCTGTTCCAAACCGGCCTATGTTCTTCTATGTGCAG ATGGGACAAGAAGAGATCAGTGCTAGTGGGACATCATATTTGAATAGAACTGAAGCTGCAAATGTCGAAAAAATTGTAACAACATTTTTAAGAAGTGGTGTTGTACCAAGCCAG ATTGGAGTTATCACACCTTATGAAGGACAAAGGGCATATATTGTAAATTACATGTCAAGGAATGGCTCTCTTCGCCAACAACTTTACAAGGAAATTGAG GTAGCAAGTGTAGACTCCTTTCAGGGACGAGAGAAAGACTACATTATTCTGTCGTGCGTTAGAAGCAATGAGCACCAG GGAATTGGGTTTCTCAATGATCCACGCAGGTTAAATGTTGCGCTAACTCGTGCACGGTATGGCATAGTTATTCTTGGTAACCCAAAAGTATTGAGCAAGCAGCCCCTTTGGAATAGCTTGTTGACACATTACAAG GAGCATGAGTGTCTGGTAGAAGGACCTTTAAACAACTTAAAGCAGAGTATGGTGCAATTTCAGAAGCCAAAAAAG ATCTATAATGACCGGAGATTGTTCCTGGGTGGTGGTCAAGGTGTTACGCATGGAGCCAACTTTGGGGCTGGGGCCAGCCCAGCAGCAGATAAAAGAAGTGGTAGGGGGAAAG GACAATCATTTGTTCCTTATGGTCCGCCAAATGGAGTTCATAAACCTGGTGTGCACCCAGCAGGCTATGCTGTACCTCGAATGCCTTTTCCTCCATTTCCTGGGGCTCCACATTCTCAACCATATGCAATTCCAACCCGTGGAATGCATGGGCCCATTGGAGCTGTTCCACCAGTGCCTCAACCTGGAAGTAGAAATTTTGGGGCACCTCGTTCCAATACGGGTGGTCCTATTGGTGGCCACCTTGCTCATCAACAGAATTCTCAACAGGCTATGGGTGGCATGGGGTCAAACTTTAACTACCCTGGTTTGGAGAATCCTAGTAGTCAGCCTTCTGGTGGAGTCCAGATGTCCCAAACTGGATTGATGACACAG ATGCCTGTCCAAGGACTCAGTCAAACATTCCGTGATGGTTTTTCCATTGGTGGGATGTCTCAG GACTTCTTCGGAGATGATTTCAAGAGTCAAGGATCTCATGTGCCTTACAACATCGCAGATTTCTCTACACAG GCTTCTCAAGGTGGTTATGGTGTTGAGTTTACACAAGCACCCCAATCTGGATACTCTGGGAATTATATGAACCAAAATGCACATCCAGGATACTCCCACATTGGTACAACCAATGACATTGTATCTCAG GATCACATGGCTCATGGTTCTCATGGAATGTTTACACAAACGGGATACAATGATCCCTCGCAAGATGAGTCATCTCAGATGCATTATGGAATGGCATCTGCTGGCCTTCTCCAGTCACAG AACATGATGAACCCCCTATACTCTCAATCCTATGCACACTATAACACCCAACCTCCACAGTGA
- the LOC120661408 gene encoding regulator of nonsense transcripts 1 homolog isoform X2 codes for MATQPPSSAAAAAAAADLYETASQPDPSASAAGDAYTFLEFNTQGDDFDYPDFPELSQPPPRSAPLPPVAATASSSSSWPAPPPPPPPDAASPEPDLTPQDVPTPPASSSSPSPRSASKARTSAAADGLASGVAALSFEDPVGAGAGEDGYDYGKGDFVEHACRYCGIHNPACVARCNVPSCRKWFCNSRGNTSGSHIVNHLVRAKHKEVCLHKDSPLGETILECYNCGCRNVFLLGFISAKSENVVVLLCREPCLSVNALKDMNWDLSQWCPLIDDRCFLSWLVKVPSEQEQLRARQISAQQINKVEELWKTNPDASLEDLEKPGVDDEPQHVVLKYEDAYQYQNVFAPLIKLEADYDKMMKESQSKDNVTVRWDIGLNKKRVAYFVFPKEDNELRLVPGDELRLRYPGDSSHPTWQSVGHVIKLTAQEEVALELRASQGVPTELSVGFSVDFVWKSTSFDRMQGAMKTFAVDETSVSGYIYHHLLGHEVEHQIIRNTLPRRFGAPGLPELNASQVLAVKSVLQKPVSLIQGPPGTGKTVTSAAIVYHMAKQGQGQVLVCAPSNVAVDQLAEKISSTGLKVVRLCAKSREAVSSPVEHLTLHYQVRHLDTSEKSELHKLQQLKDEQGELSSSDEKKYKSLKRATEREILQSADVICCTCVGAGDPRLSNFRFRQVLIDESTQATEPECLIPLVLGVKQAVLVGDHCQLGPVIMCKKAARAGLAQSLFERLVILGVKPFRLQVQYRMHPCLSEFPSNCFYEGTLQNGVTVNERQSSGIDFPWPVPNRPMFFYVQMGQEEISASGTSYLNRTEAANVEKIVTTFLRSGVVPSQIGVITPYEGQRAYIVNYMSRNGSLRQQLYKEIEVASVDSFQGREKDYIILSCVRSNEHQGIGFLNDPRRLNVALTRARYGIVILGNPKVLSKQPLWNSLLTHYKEHECLVEGPLNNLKQSMVQFQKPKKIYNDRRLFLGGGQGVTHGANFGAGASPAADKRSGRGKGQSFVPYGPPNGVHKPGVHPAGYAVPRMPFPPFPGAPHSQPYAIPTRGMHGPIGAVPPVPQPGSRNFGAPRSNTGGPIGGHLAHQQNSQQAMGGMGSNFNYPGLENPSSQPSGGVQMSQTGLMTQMPVQGLSQTFRDGFSIGGMSQDFFGDDFKSQGSHVPYNIADFSTQFPFTGFSRWLWC; via the exons atggcgacgcagccgccctcctccgcagcggccgcggccgcggccgccgacctCTACGAGACGGCCTCGCAGCCGgacccctccgcctccgccgccggcgacgcctacACCTTCCTTGAGTTCAATACGCAGGGTGACGACTTCGACTACCCGGACTTCCCGGAGCTCTCCCAGCCGCCACCACGATCCGCACCGCTGccgcccgtcgccgccaccgcgtcctcgtcgtcgtcctggccggccccgccgccgccgccgccgcccgacgcgGCCTCCCCGGAGCCCGATCTCACGCCGCAGGACGTCCCCACCCCgccagcctcctcctcctcgccgtcgccgcgctccgCCTCCAAGGCGCGAACGTCTGCCGCGGCGGATGGGCTCGCCTCCGGGGTCGCCGCGCTCAGCTTCGAGGATCCTGTAGGCGCTGGCGCCGGGGAGGACGGGTACGACTATGGCAAGGGAGACTTCGTGGAGCACGCCTGCCGGTACTGTGGGATCCACAACCCCGCTTGCGTGGCCAGGTGCAACGTGCCCTCCTGCCGCAAGTGGTTCTGCAACTCGCGGGGGAACACCTCCGGCTCCCACATTGTCAACCACCTG GTCAGGGCCAAGCATAAGGAAGTGTGCCTTCACAAGGATAGCCCTTTGGGAGAAACAATTCTTGAATGCTATAACTGTGGTTGTCGGAATGTATTTCTTCTTGGGTTTATCTCAGCAAAGTCGGAGAATGTTGTTGTTCTTTTGTGCAGAGAGCCATGTTTGAGTGTTAATGCATTGAAGGATATGAATTGGGATCTTAGTCAGTGGTGTCCACTTATTGATGACAGGTGTTTCTTGTCATGGCTTGTAAAG GTACCCTCAGAACAGGAGCAGCTAAGAGCTCGTCAAATTAGTGCTCAGCAAATTAACAAAGTAGAAGAGCTCTGGAAGACAAATCCTGATGCCTCCCTTGAAGACCTTGAAAAGCCTGGTGTAGATGATGAACCTCAGCACGTGGTTTTGAAATATGAAGATGCTTACCAG taTCAAAATGTTTTTGCTCCGCTGATAAAGCTCGAGGCTGATTATGACAAG ATGATGAAAGAGTCGCAGAGCAAGGATAATGTAACTGTTCGGTGGGATATTGGGCTGAACAAGAAGCGTGTAGCTTACTTTGTCTTTCCAAAG GAAGATAATGAGTTGAGGCTTGTGCCTGGAGATGAGCTGCGGTTGAGATATCCTGGTGATAGTTCACATCCCACATGGCAGTCTGTGGGACATGTG ATTAAGCTCACTgcccaagaggaggttgcacTTGAGCTTCGTGCTAGTCAG GGGGTACCCACTGAACTAAGTGTTGGATTCAGTGTGGATTTTGTTTGGAAAAGTACTAGCTTTGATAGAATGCAAGGAGCCATGAAAACTTTCGCCGTGGATGAGACAAGTGTCAGTGG ATACATATACCATCACCTTTTGGGACATGAAGTTGAACATCAAATAATCCGTAATACCTTGCCAAGACGCTTTGGTGCACCAGGACTTCCAGAACTAAATGCTTCCCAG GTTTTAGCAGTTAAAAGTGTCCTCCAGAAGCCAGTTAGTTTGATTCAAGGTCCACCTGGCACTGGAAAAACTGTCACATCTGCTGCAATTGTATATCACATGGCAAAACAAGGTCAAGGACAG GTTCTTGTATGCGCACCAAGTAACGTTGCTGTTGATCAACTGGCGGAGAAGATAAGCTCAACAGGTCTCAAG GTTGTTAGGCTGTGTGCAAAATCTCGAGAAGCTGTTTCATCTCCTGTTGAGCATCTTACACTTCATTATCAG GTTAGGCACCTTGATACATCTGAAAAGAGCGAATTGCACAAGCTACAACAACTGAAAGATGAGCAAG GTGAATTGTCCAGTAGTGATGAGAAGAAGTACAAGTCACTAAAACGTGCCACTGAAAGAGAGATACTGCAAAGTGCTGATGTCATTTGTTGCACCTGTGTTGGTGCTGGAGATCCCCGCCTTTCAAACTTCCGTTTCCGACAA GTTCTTATTGATGAGTCCACACAGGCAACAGAGCCTGAATGTCTTATTCCTTTGGTGCTCGGTGTCAAGCAG GCCGTTCTTGTTGGAGATCATTGCCAATTGGGTCCAGTCATTATGTGCAAAAAAGCAGCTCGTGCAGGGTTAGCACAATCTCTGTTTGAACGCCTTGTTATCCTGGGAGTGAAGCCATTCAGGCTACAG GTCCAGTATAGAATGCACCCTTGCCTCTCAGAATTTCCGTCCAACTGCTTCTATGAAGGCACACTGCAAAATGGAGTAACTGTTAATGAGAGGCAATCATCTGGAATTGATTTTCCTTGGCCTGTTCCAAACCGGCCTATGTTCTTCTATGTGCAG ATGGGACAAGAAGAGATCAGTGCTAGTGGGACATCATATTTGAATAGAACTGAAGCTGCAAATGTCGAAAAAATTGTAACAACATTTTTAAGAAGTGGTGTTGTACCAAGCCAG ATTGGAGTTATCACACCTTATGAAGGACAAAGGGCATATATTGTAAATTACATGTCAAGGAATGGCTCTCTTCGCCAACAACTTTACAAGGAAATTGAG GTAGCAAGTGTAGACTCCTTTCAGGGACGAGAGAAAGACTACATTATTCTGTCGTGCGTTAGAAGCAATGAGCACCAG GGAATTGGGTTTCTCAATGATCCACGCAGGTTAAATGTTGCGCTAACTCGTGCACGGTATGGCATAGTTATTCTTGGTAACCCAAAAGTATTGAGCAAGCAGCCCCTTTGGAATAGCTTGTTGACACATTACAAG GAGCATGAGTGTCTGGTAGAAGGACCTTTAAACAACTTAAAGCAGAGTATGGTGCAATTTCAGAAGCCAAAAAAG ATCTATAATGACCGGAGATTGTTCCTGGGTGGTGGTCAAGGTGTTACGCATGGAGCCAACTTTGGGGCTGGGGCCAGCCCAGCAGCAGATAAAAGAAGTGGTAGGGGGAAAG GACAATCATTTGTTCCTTATGGTCCGCCAAATGGAGTTCATAAACCTGGTGTGCACCCAGCAGGCTATGCTGTACCTCGAATGCCTTTTCCTCCATTTCCTGGGGCTCCACATTCTCAACCATATGCAATTCCAACCCGTGGAATGCATGGGCCCATTGGAGCTGTTCCACCAGTGCCTCAACCTGGAAGTAGAAATTTTGGGGCACCTCGTTCCAATACGGGTGGTCCTATTGGTGGCCACCTTGCTCATCAACAGAATTCTCAACAGGCTATGGGTGGCATGGGGTCAAACTTTAACTACCCTGGTTTGGAGAATCCTAGTAGTCAGCCTTCTGGTGGAGTCCAGATGTCCCAAACTGGATTGATGACACAG ATGCCTGTCCAAGGACTCAGTCAAACATTCCGTGATGGTTTTTCCATTGGTGGGATGTCTCAG GACTTCTTCGGAGATGATTTCAAGAGTCAAGGATCTCATGTGCCTTACAACATCGCAGATTTCTCTACACAG TTCCCATTTACAGGCTTCTCAAGGTGGTTATGGTGTTGA
- the LOC120661411 gene encoding ATP synthase subunit delta', mitochondrial-like, which yields MLRHAARRLASRAAVAPAARRALATAEVPAEAAEDSTFVEAWKKVAPNLEPPKTPISLMQPRPPTPATIPTKLTVNFVLPYKSEIANKEVDMVIVPATTGQMGVLPGHVATIAELKPGVLSVHEGNDVTKYFVSSGFAFVHANSIADIVAVEAVPVDQIDPALVQKGLADFTAKLGSASTDLEKAEAQIGVDVHSALNAALTS from the exons atgctgcgccacgccgcccgccgtctcgcctcccgcgccgccgtggcgcccgccgcccgccgggcgcTCGCCACGGCGGAGGTGCCCGCGGAGGCCGCCGAGGACTCCACGTTCGTGGAGGCGTGGAAGAAGGTCGCCCCCAACCTCGAGCCCCCCAAGACGCCCATCTCCCTGATGCAGCCGCGCCCGCCCACGCCGGCCACCATCCCCACCAAACTCACCGTCAACTTCGTCCTCCCCTACAAGTCCGAGATCGCCAACAAGGAG GTTGACATGGTGATTGTACCAGCTACAACTGGTCAGATGGGTGTTTTGCCAGGCCATGTTGCCACAATCGCTGAGCTCAAGCCTGGTGTTCTCTCAGTACACGAGGGGAATGATGTGACCAAGTACTTTGTGAGCAGTGGGTTTGCATTTGTCCATGCAAACTCCATAGCTGACATTGTGGCTGTTGAGGCGGTCCCTGTGGATCAGATTGACCCTGCCTTGGTCCAGAAGGGTCTCGCTGATTTCACTGCCAAGCTTGGGTCAGCCTCAACTGACTTGGAGAAGGCTGAGGCTCAGATCGGAGTCGATGTCCACAGTGCACTCAATGCTGCATTGACCAGTTAA
- the LOC120661409 gene encoding uncharacterized mitochondrial protein AtMg00810-like, whose protein sequence is MVYLLLYVDDIVLTASSADLLRRTIISLQQEFSLKDLGALHQFLGMQVQRVGSDLFLSQRQYMIEILERAGMADCKPCATPVDLNPKLSADGAPVSDPTDFRSLAGALQYLTFTRPDISYAVQQVCLHMHDPREPHLTALKRILRYVRGTLHMGLFLRPSSQSDLVVYSDADWAGCPDTRKSTSGYAVFLGDNLISWSSKRQNTVSRSSAEAEYRAVANAVAEATWLRQLLSELHTPLRKTTLVYCDNISAVYMSSNPVQHQRTKHVKIDLHFVRERVALGDVRVLHVPTTSQFADIFTKGLPSSVFTEFRSSLNVRSPDDLTAGAC, encoded by the coding sequence ATGGTCTATCTTTTGctgtatgttgatgatattgtcttGACGGCTTCCTCCGCTGATCTTCTGAGGCGCACCATCATCTCTCTCCAACAGGAATTCTCACTGAAGGATCTTGGCGCCCTTCATCAGTTCCTTGGCATGCAGGTTCAACGAGTGGGTTCAGATCTCTTTCTATCTCAACGGCAGTACATGATTGAGATCCTTGAGCGGGCTGGCATGGCAGATTGCAAGCCTTGTGCGACTCCTGTAGACCTGAATCCCAAGTTGTCAGCTGATGGTGCTCCTGTTTCAGATCCCACGGATTTTCGCAGTCTTGCTGGTGCCCTCCAGTATCTTACTTTCACCAGGCCAGATATCTCTTATGCAGTTCAGCAAgtctgtcttcacatgcatgatccccgggagccTCATCTCACTGCTCTGAAGCGCATTCTGCgttacgtccgtggcacattaCATATGGGTTTGTTCCTGCGCCCCTCTTCTCAGTCAGATTTGGTGGTCTATtctgatgctgattgggctggcTGTCCAGATACACGCAAGTCTACCTCAGGCTATGCCGTTTTCCTTGGTGATAATCtgatctcctggtcgtccaagcgtcAGAACACTGTTTCTCGCTCCAGTGCAGAGGCTGAGTATCGAGCTGTCGCTAATGCAGTTGCTGAAGCCACCTGGTTACGCCAACTCCTGTCTGAGCTGCACACTCCTTTGCGCAAGACAACCTTGGTGTACTGCGACAACATCAGTGCTGTCTATATGTCCTCCAAtcccgttcagcatcagcgcACCAAACATGTGAAGATCGATCTTCATTTCGTTCGGGAGCGTGTTGCACTTGGTGATGTGCGTGTTCTTCATGTCCCGACGACATCTCAGttcgccgacatcttcaccaaggggttgCCTTCATCCGTCTTCACGGAGTTTAGGTCCAGTCTTAATGTTCGGTCACCCGACGATTTGACTGCGGGGGCGTGTTAG
- the LOC120661410 gene encoding putative casein kinase II subunit beta-4 isoform X1 codes for MYKQGGAGLDRKRISDALDKHLEKAVASPSTSRGSAGGGGGRDHHRLVVPSSASSIPKGRCSEGESDSDSEASDVSGSDGEDTSWISWYCNLRGNEFFCEVDDDYIQDDFNLCGLSSQVPYYDYALDLILDIESSHGDMFTEEQNELVESAAEMLYGLIHARYILTSKGLAAMLEKYKNYDFGRCPRVYCCGQPCLPVGQSDIHRSSTVKIYCPKCEDIYYPRSKYQGNIDGAYFGTTFPHLFLMTYEHLKPQKPSQRYIPRVFGFKLHKP; via the exons ATGTATAAGCAGGGGGGAGCGGGGCTGGACCGGAAGCGGATCAGCGACGCGCTCGACAAGCACCTCGAGAAggcggtcgcgtcgccgtccaCGTCGAGGGGgtcggcgggaggcggcggcgggcgggaccACCACCGCCTCGTCGTGCCGTCCTCTGCGTCGTCCATCCCCAAGGGCCGCTGCTCCGAAG GGGAGTCTGATTCTGATAGCGAAGCGTCAGATGTTAGTGGTTCTGATGGAGAAGACACCTCATGGATTTCATGGTATTGCAACCTTAGGGGGAACGAGTTCTTCTGTGAGGTCGACGACGACTACATACAGGATGACTTCAACCTTTGTGGTCTCAGCAGCCAAGTTCCTTATTATGATTATGCTCTCGATCTCATTTTAGATATCGAGTCATCTCATG GTGATATGTTCACTGAGGAACAGAATGAGCTGGTAGAATCAGCTgcagagatgttgtatgggCTGATTCATGCACGCTACATTCTGACCAGTAAAGGACTGGCTGCAATG CTGGAGAAATATAAGAACTACGACTTTGGGCGGTGCCCACGAGTTTACTGCTGTGGTCAACCATGCCTACCAGTTGGACAATCGGATATCCATCGGTCTAGTACTGTGAAGATATACTGCCCCAAGTGTGAAGACATCTACTACCCACGGTCCAAGTACCAAGGCA ACATTGATGGTGCATACTTTGGGACAACATTCCCCCATCTGTTCCTGATGACATATGAGCACCTCAAGCCCCAGAAGCCCTCACAGCGCTACATTCCTCGCGTCTTTGGCTTCAAGCTCCACAAGCCATGA
- the LOC120661410 gene encoding putative casein kinase II subunit beta-4 isoform X2: MYKQGGAGLDRKRISDALDKHLEKAVASPSTSRGSAGGGGGRDHHRLVVPSSASSIPKGRCSEGESDSDSEASDVSGSDGEDTSWISWYCNLRGNEFFCEVDDDYIQDDFNLCGLSSQVPYYDYALDLILDIESSHGDMFTEEQNELVESAAEMLYGLIHARYILTSKGLAAMLEKYKNYDFGRCPRVYCCGQPCLPVGQSDIHRSSTVKIYCPKCEDIYYPRSKYQDIDGAYFGTTFPHLFLMTYEHLKPQKPSQRYIPRVFGFKLHKP; this comes from the exons ATGTATAAGCAGGGGGGAGCGGGGCTGGACCGGAAGCGGATCAGCGACGCGCTCGACAAGCACCTCGAGAAggcggtcgcgtcgccgtccaCGTCGAGGGGgtcggcgggaggcggcggcgggcgggaccACCACCGCCTCGTCGTGCCGTCCTCTGCGTCGTCCATCCCCAAGGGCCGCTGCTCCGAAG GGGAGTCTGATTCTGATAGCGAAGCGTCAGATGTTAGTGGTTCTGATGGAGAAGACACCTCATGGATTTCATGGTATTGCAACCTTAGGGGGAACGAGTTCTTCTGTGAGGTCGACGACGACTACATACAGGATGACTTCAACCTTTGTGGTCTCAGCAGCCAAGTTCCTTATTATGATTATGCTCTCGATCTCATTTTAGATATCGAGTCATCTCATG GTGATATGTTCACTGAGGAACAGAATGAGCTGGTAGAATCAGCTgcagagatgttgtatgggCTGATTCATGCACGCTACATTCTGACCAGTAAAGGACTGGCTGCAATG CTGGAGAAATATAAGAACTACGACTTTGGGCGGTGCCCACGAGTTTACTGCTGTGGTCAACCATGCCTACCAGTTGGACAATCGGATATCCATCGGTCTAGTACTGTGAAGATATACTGCCCCAAGTGTGAAGACATCTACTACCCACGGTCCAAGTACCAAG ACATTGATGGTGCATACTTTGGGACAACATTCCCCCATCTGTTCCTGATGACATATGAGCACCTCAAGCCCCAGAAGCCCTCACAGCGCTACATTCCTCGCGTCTTTGGCTTCAAGCTCCACAAGCCATGA